One stretch of Arthrobacter polaris DNA includes these proteins:
- a CDS encoding DUF6457 domain-containing protein, protein MENQDEVLQAWTHQLLEAFEIADIDVDIHAVLNLAGVAAHSIVRPAAPLTTFVAGLAAGLAAGSGQTSEAVAMKAALGLAKQLAGAKAPAAVPAADPAVESPTEK, encoded by the coding sequence TTGGAAAATCAAGACGAGGTTCTGCAGGCCTGGACGCACCAGCTGCTTGAAGCCTTTGAAATTGCCGATATCGACGTCGATATTCATGCGGTGTTGAACCTGGCCGGGGTCGCTGCGCATTCGATCGTGCGCCCGGCGGCTCCGCTGACCACGTTCGTGGCAGGGCTGGCGGCTGGTTTAGCCGCAGGTTCTGGCCAGACCAGCGAGGCTGTTGCCATGAAGGCTGCGCTGGGATTGGCCAAGCAGCTTGCCGGTGCGAAGGCCCCTGCAGCCGTGCCAGCGGCGGATCCTGCCGTTGAATCACCCACAGAGAAATAG
- a CDS encoding MDR family MFS transporter has protein sequence MATTTQNTYPPITGDRRSILLVFAGLMLTMLLASLDQTIFSTALPTIVGELHGVNEMLWVITIYILASTITLPIYGKLGDLIGRKGLFIGAISIFIVGSIVGGFAQDMTWLIIGRGVQGFGGGGLMLLSQAIIADVVPARERGRYMGVMGGVFALSSVAGPLLGGWFTDGIGWRWGLWMNVPLGILAIISALLFLRLPKHPRAKGRVDVTGMALLGITSTLLVLLSTWGGTKYDWNSPQIIGLGAGTVLAGALFVLTEHRAEHPVMSLHLFKDRNFNLTTAAGLITGIAMFGTLAYLPTYLQMVTGANATQAGFLMIPMMAGLLVASITSGQLVSKTGRYKWLPITGMFVVAIALVLLSSMTATMPVWIICIYLAIMGIGLGMSIQILVLIVQNQFPNSQVGMATASNNYFRQIGASLGSAVVGSLFAHRLFSILSERMAGSAGTAGSGGLNALTPAIVRQLPEQVRGIVIGAYNDALTPIFVYMVPLLVLAGILLFFIKEIPLATSINREPENPGAEHDELNTTGA, from the coding sequence ATGGCTACAACCACCCAAAACACTTATCCACCTATCACCGGTGACCGGCGCAGCATCTTACTAGTTTTCGCCGGACTCATGCTGACGATGTTGCTAGCATCCCTTGACCAAACTATTTTCAGCACAGCGCTACCCACCATTGTTGGCGAACTCCATGGCGTCAACGAGATGTTGTGGGTCATCACCATATACATCCTGGCCTCAACCATCACACTGCCCATTTACGGCAAGCTGGGTGACCTCATTGGCCGTAAGGGCCTGTTTATCGGCGCCATTTCCATTTTCATTGTTGGCTCGATTGTGGGCGGTTTCGCCCAAGACATGACGTGGCTCATCATTGGCCGCGGTGTGCAAGGGTTCGGTGGCGGAGGCTTGATGCTGCTCTCACAGGCCATCATTGCCGACGTCGTTCCCGCACGGGAACGTGGACGGTACATGGGCGTCATGGGCGGAGTATTTGCCCTGTCCTCCGTGGCCGGACCACTGCTGGGCGGTTGGTTCACGGACGGAATCGGCTGGCGTTGGGGCTTGTGGATGAACGTTCCGTTGGGCATCCTAGCCATCATTTCGGCTCTCTTGTTCCTGCGCTTACCCAAGCATCCACGGGCCAAGGGCCGTGTTGACGTTACCGGGATGGCACTGCTGGGCATCACCTCAACACTGCTGGTACTGCTAAGCACGTGGGGCGGTACCAAATACGACTGGAATTCACCACAGATCATCGGCCTGGGAGCGGGCACGGTGCTAGCTGGCGCTCTCTTTGTCCTCACTGAACACAGAGCCGAACACCCCGTCATGTCACTTCACCTGTTCAAGGACCGTAACTTCAACCTCACAACAGCCGCGGGTCTAATCACCGGCATCGCCATGTTCGGCACACTGGCATATCTGCCCACCTATTTGCAGATGGTCACCGGCGCCAACGCTACCCAGGCGGGTTTCTTGATGATCCCGATGATGGCAGGGCTACTGGTGGCCTCCATCACTTCCGGACAGCTGGTGAGTAAAACCGGGAGGTACAAGTGGCTACCCATCACCGGCATGTTCGTTGTGGCAATAGCCTTGGTGTTGCTTTCTAGCATGACGGCAACAATGCCGGTGTGGATCATTTGCATCTACCTGGCCATTATGGGCATCGGGCTCGGTATGAGCATCCAGATTTTGGTGCTGATTGTACAAAACCAGTTCCCCAATTCCCAAGTGGGCATGGCGACAGCATCCAACAACTACTTCCGCCAGATCGGCGCCTCGCTGGGCTCCGCCGTCGTCGGCAGCTTGTTTGCCCACCGTCTGTTCAGCATTCTCTCCGAACGCATGGCCGGCAGTGCTGGGACCGCTGGCAGTGGAGGACTCAACGCGCTGACACCTGCGATTGTTCGCCAACTGCCAGAGCAGGTGCGCGGGATAGTTATCGGCGCGTACAACGACGCACTGACGCCCATCTTTGTCTACATGGTTCCACTGCTAGTGCTTGCAGGGATCTTGTTGTTCTTCATCAAGGAAATACCGCTGGCCACCAGCATTAATCGCGAACCCGAAAATCCGGGCGCAGAACACGATGAACTAAACACCACGGGTGCTTAA
- a CDS encoding metal-dependent transcriptional regulator, translating into MADLIDTTEMYLRTILELEEENIVALRARIAERLHHSGPTVSQTIGRMERDGLVIVSGDRHLELTPTGRDKATRVMRKHRLAERLLADVIGLDWAYVHEEACRWEHVMSERVEQRLFDLLGRPIESPYGNPIPGLEELGGEVAPVFAAGLVTLVEAMITYSPGQEVVIHRLSERIQVEPELLLQLDEGGLRPGARISLAQVGEYISVRVPGIEGALELPPEVAAHVFVAMS; encoded by the coding sequence GTGGCTGATCTGATTGACACGACCGAAATGTATTTGCGGACCATCCTGGAGTTGGAAGAAGAGAACATTGTGGCATTGCGTGCTCGCATTGCTGAGCGCTTGCACCACTCTGGCCCAACAGTCTCCCAAACCATTGGGCGCATGGAACGCGACGGCTTAGTCATCGTCTCAGGTGACAGGCATTTGGAGTTAACACCTACCGGACGTGACAAGGCAACACGGGTCATGCGTAAGCACCGGCTGGCTGAGAGACTCCTCGCTGATGTCATTGGCCTTGACTGGGCCTACGTCCATGAAGAAGCCTGCCGGTGGGAGCATGTGATGAGTGAACGGGTTGAACAGCGTTTGTTTGACCTGTTGGGCCGTCCCATTGAATCCCCTTACGGGAACCCGATTCCGGGGCTGGAAGAATTAGGCGGNGAGGTTGCCCCTGTCTTTGCCGCCGGATTGGTGACCCTAGTTGAGGCTATGATCACCTATTCACCGGGGCAAGAAGTTGTCATTCACCGGCTTTCTGAGCGCATCCAAGTGGAGCCGGAGTTACTCCTCCAGCTTGATGAAGGCGGACTTCGCCCCGGAGCGCGGATTTCCCTCGCTCAAGTAGGAGAATATATCTCCGTCCGTGTGCCCGGCATTGAAGGGGCGCTGGAGCTGCCGCCGGAAGTTGCCGCACACGTNTTTGTCGCCATGAGCTAA
- a CDS encoding cold-shock protein, with protein MPIGKVKWYDNEKGFGIIAADDGREVFLRANALPADAGEIKPGIRMEFGVADGRKGAQAMAAKILDRSASVVKAKRMPARDLAPIVQDLVSLLENSVGSLTNGKYPDGDASKIAAALRKVAENFDA; from the coding sequence GTGCCTATCGGCAAAGTGAAATGGTACGACAACGAAAAAGGCTTCGGCATCATCGCTGCCGATGACGGCCGCGAAGTTTTCCTGCGGGCCAATGCACTGCCCGCTGATGCAGGCGAGATAAAGCCCGGCATACGCATGGAATTTGGTGTGGCAGACGGGCGCAAGGGCGCCCAGGCCATGGCCGCTAAGATCTTGGACCGCAGTGCTTCTGTGGTTAAGGCCAAACGGATGCCCGCACGCGACCTTGCCCCTATTGTGCAGGACCTAGTTTCCTTGCTTGAGAACTCTGTAGGATCCCTGACCAACGGTAAGTATCCTGACGGTGACGCGAGCAAGATTGCCGCAGCATTGCGCAAGGTTGCCGAGAACTTCGACGCATAA
- the serC gene encoding phosphoserine transaminase has translation MSESTPLTIPANLRPADGRFGAGPSXVRPEQVAALSEAGATLLGTSXRQAPVKNLVGEVRSGLKDFFGAPDDYEVILGVGGSTAFWDVAAFGLVENKAQHLSFGEFGSKFASATNNAPFLDASSIIKSEPGTRPVAVAEAGVDAYAWPQNETSTGVAAXVQRVAGADDGALVLIDATSAAGGLAVDVRESDVYYFAXQKXFASDGGIWLGXFSPAALERAARIGASNRWVPDFLNLTTAIDNSLKNQTYNTPALSTLVTLNNQVQWLNANGGLDFASGRTADSAGRLYSWAEASAVATPFVTRAEDRSNVIVTIDFDDCVDAAAVAKVLRANGIVDTEPYRKLGRNQLRIATFVAIDPEDITALTRCIDYVIENI, from the coding sequence GTGAGCGAATCCACGCCCCTCACCATTCCCGCCAACCTTCGCCCGGCCGACGGCCGTTTCGGCGCAGGCCCCTCANAAGTTCGCCCCGAACAAGTTGCCGCACTCTCCGAGGCTGGCGCAACTCTCTTGGGCACATCCNACCGCCAGGCACCTGTCAAGAATCTTGTGGGCGAGGTCCGCAGCGGGCTTAAGGACTTCTTTGGTGCCCCTGATGATTACGAAGTGATCCTTGGCGTTGGTGGCTCCACCGCGTTCTGGGATGTCGCAGCATTTGGCTTGGTGGAGAACAAGGCCCAGCACCTCTCCTTCGGCGAGTTCGGCTCGAAGTTTGCCTCTGCTACCAACAATGCTCCGTTCTTGGATGCGTCCTCCATCATCAAGTCTGAGCCCGGAACCCGTCCGGTAGCTGTTGCCGAAGCTGGCGTGGATGCTTACGCCTGGCCCCAGAATGAGACTTCCACAGGCGTTGCCGCCNCCGTGCAGCGTGTTGCCGGTGCCGACGACGGTGCCCTGGTATTGATCGATGCCACCTCTGCTGCAGGTGGTCTGGCCGTTGACGTGCGTGAGAGCGACGTTTACTACTTCGCCNCCCAGAAANACTTTGCCTCCGACGGCGGAATCTGGCTTGGCNTGTTCTCTCCCGCTGCGCTGGAACGCGCCGCCCGCATTGGCGCATCCAACCGTTGGGTTCCGGACTTCTTGAACTTGACCACGGCCATTGATAACTCCTTGAAGAACCAAACGTACAACACGCCTGCGCTCTCCACCCTTGTCACCTTGAACAACCAGGTTCAGTGGCTCAACGCCAACGGCGGCCTTGACTTCGCCTCTGGCCGAACCGCAGACTCGGCCGGGCGCTTGTACTCTTGGGCCGAGGCATCCGCCGTGGCCACCCCGTTTGTCACAAGGGCTGAGGACCGCTCCAATGTCATTGTGACCATCGACTTTGACGATTGCGTGGATGCCGCAGCCGTGGCCAAGGTGCTGCGTGCCAACGGCATCGTTGACACCGAGCCTTACCGCAAGCTGGGCCGCAACCAATTGCGCATCGCAACCTTTGTAGCCATCGATCCCGAAGACATCACAGCTCTGACCCGGTGCATTGACTACGTCATTGAGAACATCTAA
- a CDS encoding TetR/AcrR family transcriptional regulator, with product MSTDSPLATLSTDTLRTRKRTATRLSIRRAAIELGLEHGYENVTVDMICAASNVSARTFFNYFGSKEGVYVSPTKIMPTQEQFRSFVEGHGSSVFGDLFNLIAGAFVEVDANLELIRARHQLIHQTPELLSKEKSRISETEEVLVSYVLERYHFQGRNQVQTPDLEDEARMVVSLVSGAMRFAMQXWVAGNFTATREELVQTASDLIQRITSNEHWP from the coding sequence ATGAGCACAGATTCACCCTTGGCAACGCTGTCCACAGACACTTTGCGCACTAGAAAACGTACTGCCACGCGGCTGAGCATCCGCCGCGCAGCGATCGAGCTGGGCCTTGAACATGGCTATGAAAACGTCACAGTGGACATGATCTGCGCGGCCAGCAACGTCTCCGCCCGCACCTTCTTCAACTATTTTGGTAGCAAAGAAGGCGTCTACGTCAGCCCCACTAAAATAATGCCCACACAGGAGCAATTCAGGTCCTTCGTGGAAGGTCATGGCTCCAGTGTTTTCGGTGACCTATTCAACCTGATCGCTGGAGCCTTTGTGGAGGTAGATGCCAACCTTGAACTAATCAGGGCCAGGCACCAGCTCATCCATCAAACACCTGAACTTCTCAGCAAGGAAAAGTCCCGCATCAGCGAGACCGAGGAAGTCCTTGTCAGCTACGTCCTGGAGCGCTACCACTTCCAAGGCCGCAACCAGGTTCAAACACCGGATCTTGAAGACGAGGCCCGCATGGTTGTTTCACTCGTCTCCGGGGCCATGCGATTCGCCATGCAANAATGGGTTGCCGGAAATTTCACCGCAACACGGGAAGAACTTGTCCAGACAGCATCAGATTTGATCCAACGGATCACCAGCAACGAACATTGGCCCTAA
- a CDS encoding NlpC/P60 family protein gives MASNTVLRRHRAEVVKTGTMSTFTKAVSSNAGGVGRQAAVIVAASGLVLTSGIAANAATPTVERASDGATTLSLNTELASAITAASTVKISFATPAITSTPAPVVEAPVVVEAQSSEVVAAPVAEVAPVVAAAVPVAEAVAPVAEVAPVAEVAPAAAPTVTTSNPXGCPAPAAQSGIGAAIASAALSQLGVGQDCTALVSNSLAAVGINFHDWPAGYLSLGRTVSAGEAQPGDLIYYADGGVGMAHIAVYIGNGQAVHGGWEGGTTAIFSANVGSGPVFIAMGH, from the coding sequence TTGGCTTCAAATACTGTCCTCAGGCGCCACCGCGCCGAGGTTGTTAAGACCGGTACAATGTCCACCTTCACCAAAGCCGTCAGCTCGAACGCCGGTGGAGTTGGTCGTCAGGCTGCCGTCATCGTAGCGGCATCTGGTCTGGTATTGACATCAGGCATCGCAGCAAACGCGGCTACTCCCACTGTGGAGCGCGCTTCTGACGGTGCAACGACACTGAGCTTGAACACGGAACTTGCGTCCGCGATCACGGCAGCGTCAACGGTGAAGATTTCATTCGCCACNCCCGCCATCACCTCCACCCCGGCTCCTGTTGTTGAGGCGCCGGTAGTTGTAGAGGCACAGAGCAGCGAAGTTGTTGCAGCGCCGGTCGCAGAAGTTGCGCCTGTTGTTGCAGCAGCCGTACCGGTTGCTGAAGCAGTAGCACCGGTCGCTGAAGTAGCACCGGTTGCTGAAGTAGCACCGGCAGCAGCTCCCACTGTAACCACCAGCAATCCTGANGGTTGCCCCGCACCTGCGGCCCAGAGCGGAATTGGCGCAGCAATCGCCAGCGCTGCTTTGTCTCAGCTTGGCGTTGGCCAGGACTGCACCGCGCTGGTCAGCAACTCATTGGCTGCCGTTGGAATTAACTTCCACGACTGGCCCGCTGGCTACTTGAGTTTGGGCCGCACGGTTTCCGCCGGCGAAGCTCAGCCCGGTGACTTGATTTACTACGCAGACGGTGGCGTGGGCATGGCTCACATCGCCGTTTACATTGGCAACGGCCAGGCCGTACACGGTGGATGGGAAGGCGGCACAACCGCTATCTTCTCCGCCAACGTCGGTTCAGGCCCCGTTTTCATTGCGATGGGTCACTAA
- a CDS encoding molybdenum cofactor guanylyltransferase gives MQAVILAGGLSKRLGGVPKAGLVLEGQTLLARTVDAAAQAIANQALTHQEAIHQATVQGGRKQDVGNPAQVHLDQGSVGTRIAVVGPVENMAGWLETTKLGRTVLAVQEDPPFSGPAAGIGAGVAALVEDGGAVLVLACDMPHVGEIVRLLAAELTTCEEGTGIMAVSDGXKQPLAAIYPLAALKVAVAAARGENRLKNASVFSLVASVNTKECAVPSGLTADIDTWEDARAQGIGAGPTNAEG, from the coding sequence ATGCAGGCGGTGATCTTGGCCGGTGGCCTGTCCAAGCGGCTCGGTGGGGTACCTAAGGCAGGGCTGGTACTGGAGGGGCAAACATTACTTGCGCGCACAGTAGACGCAGCTGCCCAAGCGATCGCCAATCAAGCACTTACCCACCAGGAGGCTATCCACCAAGCCACGGTGCAGGGTGGGAGAAAGCAGGATGTGGGAAACCCGGCTCAGGTGCACCTGGATCAAGGAAGTGTGGGTACCCGGATCGCCGTCGTGGGTCCTGTTGAGAACATGGCGGGGTGGCTAGAGACCACCAAACTGGGACGAACTGTCCTTGCCGTGCAGGAAGATCCGCCGTTCTCAGGCCCGGCAGCCGGGATTGGCGCAGGAGTGGCGGCACTGGTAGAGGATGGCGGAGCTGTACTGGTACTTGCCTGTGATATGCCCCATGTTGGTGAAATCGTCCGGCTGCTCGCGGCTGAACTGACCACCTGTGAAGAGGGGACAGGCATCATGGCCGTCTCGGACGGCAANAAGCAGCCACTGGCCGCCATTTACCCGCTGGCTGCACTGAAGGTGGCGGTGGCGGCGGCGCGGGGTGAGAACCGGCTGAAGAATGCGTCTGTTTTCTCCTTGGTTGCTAGTGTGAACACCAAGGAATGCGCTGTGCCTTCAGGGCTGACGGCGGACATAGACACTTGGGAGGATGCCCGCGCGCAGGGGATTGGCGCGGGACCTACCAACGCGGAAGGGTAG
- a CDS encoding DUF3027 domain-containing protein, which translates to MSELSSETAATDTTAQSEVPADQGTVPRSGVPIWRVGKPDTFLAADVATAREAVLSIAEAQDIGRHLGARSEGVRCVTHVFESHKPGYRGWVWFATLTRISRGKASTVNEVGLLPTDDSVLAPPWVPWSERVRPEDQEADEAQALSSSATGEEATAESPGDVVEPEDAESSEPN; encoded by the coding sequence ATGAGCGAACTTTCCAGCGAAACAGCCGCCACTGATACCACTGCGCAGTCAGAAGTCCCTGCTGACCAAGGCACAGTGCCGCGCTCTGGTGTTCCGATCTGGCGGGTGGGCAAGCCGGATACCTTCTTGGCGGCTGACGTTGCAACGGCCCGCGAAGCTGTATTAAGCATTGCTGAAGCCCAAGATATTGGCCGGCATTTAGGGGCGCGTAGCGAAGGCGTGCGGTGCGTGACGCATGTGTTTGAGTCCCATAAGCCCGGGTACCGAGGGTGGGTCTGGTTTGCCACTTTGACAAGAATTTCCCGGGGCAAGGCCTCCACTGTCAATGAGGTAGGTCTNTTACCCACCGATGATTCAGTGCTGGCTCCGCCGTGGGTGCCGTGGTCGGAACGGGTACGCCCTGAAGATCAAGAGGCTGACGAGGCGCAAGCCCTCTCCAGCAGTGCTACCGGGGAAGAGGCCACGGCTGAATCTCCCGGTGATGTTGTGGAGCCGGAGGACGCTGAGTCCTCCGAACCGAACTAA
- a CDS encoding M23 family metallopeptidase, producing MAATGLVLAVTLPSAHGADAPNLAAATVSSVETAVTAGSQVPITFASPEIASALNPDGQLKETLKVNASNVTPAAAKGTLSAPLADLVTSSPFGGRISPITGQIDEMHTGQDFAISCGNQVFSAAGGVVTFAGWHNYGGGNRVVVDHGNGLSTSYNHMSSISVKVGQKLERGDQVGLSGTTGASTGCHLHFEVIVDDETVDPMGWL from the coding sequence ATGGCTGCAACAGGCTTGGTTTTGGCTGTTACCCTTCCTTCGGCTCACGGCGCCGACGCTCCCAATTTGGCAGCCGCAACGGTTTCCTCGGTAGAAACCGCTGTCACAGCAGGGTCGCAGGTTCCCATCACCTTCGCCAGCCCTGAGATCGCCAGTGCGCTGAACCCTGATGGCCAGCTCAAGGAAACCTTGAAGGTCAACGCCTCCAACGTCACCCCGGCTGCGGCCAAGGGAACCCTCTCAGCGCCCCTAGCGGACCTGGTGACGAGTTCACCCTTTGGCGGACGCATTAGCCCCATCACAGGCCAAATAGATGAGATGCATACGGGTCAGGACTTCGCCATTTCCTGCGGGAACCAAGTGTTCTCAGCTGCTGGCGGTGTTGTGACTTTCGCTGGATGGCATAACTATGGTGGCGGCAACCGTGTTGTTGTTGACCACGGCAACGGCCTCTCAACCTCTTATAACCACATGAGCAGCATTAGTGTGAAAGTCGGTCAGAAGCTCGAGCGTGGGGACCAGGTAGGCCTCAGCGGCACCACAGGCGCCTCCACTGGCTGCCACCTGCACTTTGAAGTCATCGTCGACGATGAAACTGTTGATCCCATGGGCTGGCTTTAA
- a CDS encoding DNA repair helicase XPB, giving the protein MNNGPIIVQSDKSILLEVAHPQSREARHAIAAFAELERAXEHVHSYRITPLGLWNARAAGLDAEYVIDTLLAFSRYPVPHTLLLDIAETMSRYGRLRLEKDPHHGLVLRSDDELILAEVCHGKXVAALLGPRIDPFSVVVHGTARGEVKQLLLKAGWPAEDIAGYVDGTSHPIALTAEAPASDGVPVPWTVREYQRTAVENFWAGGSGVVVLPCGAGKTIVGAAAMAASGTTTLILVTNTLSARQWKAELLKRTTLMESEIGEYSGAVKELRPVTIATYQVLTTKRQGNYPHLDLLDDNDWGLLIYDEVHLLPAPVXRMTAQLQARRRLGLTATLVREDGREGEVFALIGPKLYDAPWKDIESQGYIAPADCVEVRVDLSRAERLAYATAEDGQKYRLCATSLAKSMVAQQLVKEHAGEQILVIGQYLDQLDELAARLDAPLIKGSTPVKERERLFAEFRRGHLSTLVVSKVANFSIDLPEASVAIQVSGAFGSRQEEAQRLGRLMRPKVDGRTARFYTLVARDTVDADFAAKRQRFLAEQGYAYRIMSAPDLARPTNPAPTNAASLLTHFLPTRITFDNTSNQ; this is encoded by the coding sequence ATGAACAACGGCCCTATCATCGTCCAAAGTGATAAGAGCATCCTGTTAGAAGTGGCGCACCCTCAATCACGTGAGGCGCGCCACGCCATCGCCGCCTTTGCCGAGCTGGAGCGCGCCNCTGAGCATGTCCATAGTTACAGAATCACGCCGCTGGGGTTGTGGAATGCCCGTGCCGCAGGGCTCGACGCCGAATACGTGATAGACACATTGCTGGCATTTTCACGCTATCCAGTACCGCACACCTTGTTGCTTGACATTGCCGAGACCATGTCCCGTTACGGCAGGCTGCGGTTGGAGAAAGATCCGCATCACGGCTTAGTGCTGCGCAGCGATGACGAGCTGATCCTGGCCGAGGTGTGCCATGGGAAANAAGTTGCCGCCTTGTTGGGCCCACGCATTGATCCGTTCAGTGTGGTGGTCCATGGCACCGCCCGTGGCGAAGTGAAGCAGCTCCTACTCAAAGCCGGCTGGCCTGCCGAGGATATAGCTGGCTACGTTGACGGCACGTCTCATCCGATCGCACTGACCGCTGAGGCACCAGCCAGCGACGGCGTACCCGTGCCTTGGACAGTGCGGGAGTACCAGCGCACGGCCGTGGAGAACTTTTGGGCTGGTGGCTCGGGTGTGGTGGTGTTGCCGTGCGGGGCGGGCAAGACGATTGTTGGCGCAGCAGCCATGGCTGCCTCCGGAACCACAACGTTGATCCTTGTCACCAACACCCTTTCAGCGCGCCAGTGGAAAGCTGAACTGCTCAAACGAACCACTTTGATGGAGTCCGAAATAGGTGAGTATTCCGGGGCGGTTAAGGAACTGCGGCCCGTCACCATCGCCACCTATCAAGTCCTGACAACGAAGAGGCAGGGCAACTATCCGCATTTGGACCTGCTCGATGACAATGATTGGGGCCTGCTGATCTACGACGAGGTGCATTTGCTGCCCGCACCTGTTNTTCGTATGACAGCCCAATTGCAGGCGCGCCGCCGCTTGGGGCTGACAGCCACCTTGGTGCGCGAGGACGGCCGCGAGGGCGAAGTTTTCGCCTTGATCGGGCCCAAACTCTACGACGCCCCGTGGAAAGACATCGAATCCCAGGGCTACATTGCTCCTGCCGATTGTGTGGAGGTACGTGTAGATCTTTCCCGTGCGGAACGGCTGGCTTACGCAACGGCAGAGGATGGCCAGAAGTACCGGCTATGTGCCACCTCGCTCGCCAAATCAATGGTTGCCCAGCAACTCGTGAAAGAACACGCAGGCGAGCAGATTCTTGTCATTGGCCAATACCTTGACCAGCTCGATGAACTGGCGGCCCGTCTGGATGCGCCGTTGATCAAGGGCAGCACGCCTGTCAAGGAACGTGAACGGCTCTTTGCGGAATTTCGCCGCGGTCACCTTTCCACTCTTGTGGTCTCTAAGGTGGCGAATTTTTCCATTGACCTGCCTGAGGCGTCGGTTGCTATTCAGGTCTCTGGTGCTTTTGGCTCCCGTCAGGAAGAAGCCCAGCGCCTGGGCAGGCTGATGCGCCCCAAAGTAGACGGGCGCACAGCCCGTTTCTACACCCTGGTAGCCCGGGATACCGTTGACGCCGATTTCGCCGCGAAACGCCAACGCTTCTTGGCTGAACAAGGTTATGCCTACAGAATCATGAGCGCCCCTGACCTTGCCCGCCCCACCAACCCCGCCCCTACCAACGCCGCATCACTTTTGACACACTTTCTGCCAACCCGCATCACTTTTGACAACACCTCAAACCAGTGA
- a CDS encoding helicase-associated domain-containing protein: MTSAPAPRLSTGAGTATGTSAGNIFGDDILHAPTSDSITRILRWRHXRLTEISEAQIPGILAEMELLGLTGXNALSRPGQYVAARNWSALVDVLAAVLPAPLEHFVLXGDLTAIAPGYLEPTVAATLKTLAAPEGQGTAGTFRFSEASLQNAAATGWTAEGIFGFLRKHASTAVPQSLEYLVYEATRNPTGSMALWPVPAPSTAKPATAKPATAMSELSLRQQSPQASQQSLPADGVVLAELQDQLEVLRKTPVKVE; this comes from the coding sequence GTGACGTCCGCACCCGCACCCCGCCTCAGCACCGGAGCCGGAACTGCAACTGGAACCAGCGCCGGGAATATCTTCGGCGATGACATCCTCCACGCACCTACTTCTGATTCCATCACCAGGATTCTGCGCTGGAGGCACNCCCGTCTGACTGAGATCTCAGAGGCGCAAATCCCGGGCATCCTTGCCGAAATGGAGCTACTGGGGCTCACCGGATNNAACGCTCTCAGCCGCCCAGGTCAGTACGTCGCGGCCCGAAACTGGAGTGCTCTCGTAGATGTACTTGCGGCCGTCTTGCCAGCTCCTTTGGAGCATTTTGTTCTCNAAGGTGACCTCACAGCCATTGCGCCCGGCTATTTGGAACCAACAGTTGCCGCCACACTCAAGACGTTGGCTGCTCCTGAGGGGCAGGGCACCGCCGGGACGTTCCGTTTCAGCGAAGCCTCCTTGCAGAATGCCGCAGCCACTGGCTGGACTGCGGAGGGAATTTTCGGTTTCCTCCGCAAACATGCAAGCACAGCTGTGCCACAATCATTGGAATATCTGGTTTACGAGGCAACCCGGAACCCAACGGGGTCCATGGCGCTCTGGCCAGTTCCTGCACCGTCCACGGCGAAGCCCGCTACGGCAAAGCCCGCGACGGCAATGAGTGAGCTGTCCTTACGGCAACAGAGCCCACAGGCAAGTCAGCAGTCCCTGCCAGCTGACGGCGTTGTATTAGCAGAGCTACAGGACCAACTGGAGGTGCTTCGAAAAACACCAGTGAAAGTGGAGTAG